A segment of the Maylandia zebra isolate NMK-2024a linkage group LG2, Mzebra_GT3a, whole genome shotgun sequence genome:
TCTTATCTGATCATCGCGCTGGTGTCTGTGTCCACGTTTTTTCTGACTTTCATTATCATCATCCTGGGTTTGAGGTTTTGTCGCAGGAGAAAGCCCAGACTGTTGTTTGACGGAGCAGTTGCCATCCCCAGCGGTTATCTCCCTCCTAATTACGCAGATGTTGATGGCACAGGAACTTTACGCAGCACTTACAATTATGACGCGTACCTGACCACAGGTTCAAGAACCAGTGACTTTAAGTTTGTGACATCATACAATGACAACACGCTGCCTGCTGACCAGACTCTGAAGAAAAGTCCATCAGACTTTGCTGATCCATTTGACACTCTGGGTCAATCTATTGAGGTAAGACACTCACAAATCTTTCCTCTGGTTCCTACactttttgttgtgtttctttttgttttttaaaaaaaatatttgtaagaCCGTTGTTTATGTCTTTATCTTGCACAGGTAGTATTGTCGTTTACCATGAATTGCTTACCATATGATGAAAACTTTCATTCAGAAATACCTTACGGCATGTTGATCTcgactatttttcttttttctttacttatCGTGTAACTTACATCTTAGTTTGTTATTTGCGGGTGCTATTTTTCGTAATTTTGTATATTGTTGTTACATGTTTTTCTGGGTCCTTGTGGCAAAAAGATTTAATGAAATAACTCATTCTTTAGCAAACTATACAGTATAAAACAATGCGGACTTATGCCATGGTTAACTTATTGTAATTGTTTGCTTTTATCAAAATAACTAATTCACACTATTGAAGAGCACGTGGCTGCGCGTATAGCAGAAACGCATTTTGTATCTTTGCGTGGTTGGTCCTGCCAAATCTCAAATTAACTTTCTTTGGTGCTGAAATATTCCTCAGGGCCCCAGAGACCCACTCACTGTAAttgttctctctctccccctctctctgtctccctgtctttccctctctctcgcgCGCACTCTCTCTATAGTTGTGCTCTTTCATTTAAATCGACGTCATTTCTAGTAATTGTCTGCGACCATtgatattattaataatattgataataattataatagaCATTCGTGTTGTTACTTACtgaattctttttatttttgccgAGCTCAGCTCTGAATATGAAGTAGTCAGGTATACCATTTTACATTGAGTGATTGTTAACCTGGTATTAGCGTAGGTAAAACAGTCTTAACAGAATTTTCTGTCAGGTTTATCTATGTGACCTTCAAAATAATAGCAATATCTACataaaacagtttgttttttcatttcttcttcctttCACAACGATGAAGAAACATTAGCTTAATTGTATCTAGAACGTTCGGCCCGCAAATCAAATGCTCTTCAGTTCAGTTGTGTTCTGTGAACGAAGAACACAAGATGTGTTATATGATGAGCCTGTGTATAGGTTATGTGCCTGAGGTAAACGAATGACATTTTATCACATGTGTGTAGACATTTCTTGTTTGCCACTATATACACTCGTTAATTGTTTGTAGTTACAAACTGATTATAAAATGGTTACTGGGGAGGTACTTGTTACTGTTCTTCATGCACAAGTGCTATGATGTTAATTGTCACCAGTAAATCGTGAAacactatttttttcttttagttagcGATTTCTCGTAGTTTTGGTGTTTTCAATTAGCTTGTGTTTTGAAACACCAATTCAACGTTTATTTAACGATAAGTGAACATGACTTGTGTTTTCAGACATCGACAAACATATTTAATCACCTAGTGTGAGGATAAAAGGCAACTCGTGGTGTCGCTGTTGGCTGAtagcacactgacacacacaccactccaCCCACTGCTACTACACAGATGTCGACTGTAATTCCCTGAGAACCAGTTACGTTTGCAGACATGTTTCTCCGTGTTTCATCGTGATATTACACTTTGGATTGTTGAATCGTTTACGAATCacgttgttgtttttgctctgGAAAGTGCATCAGAAGCACTGCGGTCACGTTTTTGTATCAGGATGGGAGACAAAGGATTTTCAGGGTTAAGACTGATTCTCCGGTCTGCTTTGTTTGTTGTAACGCTGCGCCTGGTTTATGGGGACCTGAGTTACTCTATTCCAGAAGAAATGAAACGAGACTATGTCATTGGAAACGTCGCGAAGGACCTCAGTGTTAATTTTGGAACCTTAGCTTCACGACAAGCCCGTGTTGATTTTGAAGGATCTCGGAAAaggtactgtgaaattaatatgaGAACCGGAGATTTGATCACATCGGAGAGAATTGACAGGGAAAGCCTTTGCGGGAAGAAACCTTCTTGTGTTCTAAAAGTAGATCTGGTGTTAGAAAATCCTTTGGAGCTTCACCATGTAAGTCTGCATATTCAAGATGTGAACGACAATGCACCGCAATTTAACGAAAATTTGATAAGAATGGAAATAAGCGAGTCAGCAGAGAAGGGTAACCGCTTCTCAATTGAAGAGGCCCATGACGCAGATATTGGTCAAAATGATGTGCAAAGATACAGCCTACATAAGAACGACAACTTTATTCTGGCTGTTGATAGCAATAGAGTTGAACTTGTTCTACAGAATAAACTTGATCGAGAGAAACAAAAGGAGATTAATTTACTCCTCACAGCTTTGGACGGTGGATCTCCTCAGAGATCCGGTACCGTAGCCATACACGTCACTGTGCTGGATGCTAATGATAACGCCCCAGAGTTCAGCCAGGCCGTTTATAAAGCCAGTCTGCCTGAAAACTCTCCTTTAGATACAACAGTGATTAAAGTCAGTGCCACAGATGCAGACGAAGGAGTGAATGGAGATGTAGCATATCAGTTTGGCCATGTGTCTGACAACGACATAAATGTATTTTCCATTGATTCCAAAACGGGAGAAATTAAAGTAACTGGTGTAATTGACTATGAAGAAAGAAGTTTTTTTGAAATGAGGGTAAAAGCCAAAGATGGTTTAGGACTAACATCTTATGCTAGAGTTTTAATAGATGTGACTGATGTAAATGATAATACACCATTTATATACCTGAAGACACTGTCAAATCCCATACCTGAGAATGTGCCACCTGGTACAGAGGTGGGCATCATTAACGTGCAGGACAGAGACTCTGAATATAATGGACAGGTCCGCTGCTCCATTCAGCAGGGTGTCCCCTTTAAGTTGGTTCCTTCTATTAAAAACTATTATTCTCTGGTGACCACAGGGAAACTGGACCGTGAACTAGTGTCTGATTACAACATTACAATCACTGCCACTGACGAGGGCTCTCCACCACTGTCCTCTTCTAAAAGTGTTCAGTTATCTGTAGCTGACATCAACGACAACCCACCTGTGTTTGATAAGCAGTTGTACAGCGCATATGTGAGTGAGAATAACAAACCTGGCTCCACTTTATGTTCCGTTAGTGCTCGAGACCCCGACTGGAGACAGAACGGTACAGTGGTTTATTCTCTGTTAGCTGGTGAGGTGAACGGTGCCCCGGTGTCCTCCTATCTGTCTGTGAACGGAGACACGGGTGTGATCCATGCTGTGAGGTCGTTTGATTATGAACAGTTCAGGAGTTTTAAAGTCCACGTGATGGCCAGAGACAACGGTTCTCCTCCACTCAGCAGCAACGTGACCGTGagtgtgttcatctcagatGTGAATGACAACTCTCCTCAGATCCTGTATCCCTCCCTGGAGGGCAACTCCTTCATGACCGAGCTGGTCCCCAAAGCTGCACACGGAGGCTCTCTGGTGTCCAAAGTGATCGCGGTGGACGCGGACTCTGGACAGAACGCCTGGCTGTCCTATCATATATTCAAATCCACTGATCCGGGACTTTTTACCATTGGTGTCCACAGCGGAGAGATCAGGACACAGCGAGACATTTCTGAATCTGACAGCATGAAACAGAACCTTGTAGTGGCAGTGAAAGATAACGGACAGCCCTCTCTGTCTGCCACCTGTTCCATGTATTTACTAATTTCTGATAACTTGGCGGAGGTGCCAGAACTGAAAGATCTGTCTTATGATGAGAAGAATTCCAAACTGACCTCTTATCTGATCATCGCGCTGGTGTCTATGTCTACGTTTTTTCTgactttcatcatcatcatcctgggTTTGAGGTTTTGTCGCAGGAGAAAGCCCAGACTGTTGTTTGATGGAGCAGTTGCCATCCCCAGTGGTTATCTCCCTCCTAATTACGCAGATGTTGATGGCACAGGAACTTTACGCAGCACTTACAATTATGATGCATACCTGACCACAGGTTCAAGAACCAGTGACTTTAAGTTTGTGACATCATACAATGACAACACGCTGCCTGCTGACCAGACTCTGAAGAAAAGTCCATCAGACTTTGCTGATGCGTTTGAAGATCTCGAAACTCCAATAGAGGTAGGATGCTGAAATAACTGGGTTATCAAAATCGCAGTGTTTTGTTATGTCTTTaagtttttacatttatagTATTGTCTTTGAAGTCCATCAGATTTTGCTGATGCATTTGAAGAATCAGATGCGTCTCTAGAGGTATGACTTACTTACTGGCGTTAAATTTATAAATCTGTTGGGGATAAATTTGCACCTTAACCAATCAAACTTTCTTGTATAGATATTCGGAatcttttttaggtttttaattccatatattttatttcatttaatattaATGAAAGCAGTCATATTGTAGTCAGATACTGCCTTAGTAGAAACAGTGTCCTTAAATCTATTTTTATGTCACTATAatgcattttaattttctcttctgAACTATGAACTTCAGCACGTGTATTAGAAGCTGCAATTCATTACACAATAGAAAGATTTAGGGGAATgataattaagaaaaaaacattcgGCTATAGAAATGGAAAAAGAATTGACTTTATTTGTCAGGTTTTACTTTTTCCAAGTCCAGAATTAGAAATGAACTTTTCCCATTTCAAAAGATGTATTAACCATATAATGCCAGAGAGAGACTCCAAAGTGATGGAGTCTTTCTCTGGCATTATACTGTTAATAGAAGTTAGTAATAGATATCAAAAGCACAAAATTCTATGCAGAAGATATTGCTGATATATGAACTATCATAATTCAGATTGACATGTTAAAGTTCAAattgctgtttgtttggttttcttaggTTCTTAactcaacaaattaaaaaacaacaaagtaacaaaCACTCACCTTTCCATGGACTTCATAACCTTCCACCAGGTTGAAAAAGTGTCATCACCCTGTCCTTTAGAGATTCACTTACAGTACAAgaatgcttgttgtttttaaaatctaCGGTATTATTCAGATGGTAATTCTCAATAGTAATCATGGGTTATTTCCTTTCCAATGAGGTTACATTTGCCCGTACTGATAAATGGACCCTCACGAATTAGGAAAACACTTGATTAAGCTCAATATTgtcattcattttatttctctgaTGAATATTTGCCCTGGCTTGTGATTTGTGGATGATATTTAAAGCTTCTTAAGttgatttttcatgtttttatactTCTTACTCTACCCGAAGATTAGTGCTTATGTTTGTATTTACTTTACTTAtgcattttccatttttttagggAGAATGCGCACCAGTGAAATGGTAATTGAACGTGGACGTTACTGGGACTACTAATTTTCTTTAGTAATTAATGTTTTTACCAGTCGAAAAATGTTGCCTACCCAGATCGgtattaaaatataaattgaCAATACATTTAgctgtaacccccccccccccccttttttttttttaagaagtgtgctgtgtgtgctgtggtcataaaggaaaTCAATGCGTTGTCTGCAAGTTAAATATTTCACGTGCAGACAACGCATATGAACTCAGAGGGTCGCTGTTTACCAGCAGTGGAAACATACCTCCATCCATAGCTCTTGGTTTGTTAGTGTTAATGCAGTCTTGTCATTGTCAAACTGTCCCTTTGGGTGTGCTTTTGTCCACCATTCTCTGGAAATATTTTCGATTATAACTGATGTGAAAAGAGCGCACTTGTTGTCGCACTGATACAGTTTGGACTGTTAAACATTTTcgagtgtttttctttgtattttttgtccAAAGATGGCACACAGTAGAAATTCGGTGGCGGGCCTGCTATACagctttgctttctttcttcaaTCCTTTCTCTTCGGCTATGGAGATGTGAGCTATTCTTTTCCCGAGGAAATGAAGACCGGATCTGTCATAGGAAATGTAGCAAGGGACCTCGGACTGAACGTGGGGGAATTATCTGTTCGAAAGGCCCGCATTGACAGCGATCTGAACCGTAAACGGTATTGTGACATAAATCCAAGCACTGGCGATTTAATTGTAGCTGAGAGGATTGATAGAGAGGCTCTTTGTGGCGAAAAGGCATCTTGCATCCTCAAATCTGAATTGGTCTTAGAGGCGCCACTTGTGTTACATCGAATTTCATTACAAATACAAGATATCAATGACAATCAACCTGCTTTTGCGAAAGacgaaataaaaatagaaatcaaTGAATTGGCTGTAAAGGGATCCCGTTTCCGTATTTTGGAAGCACACGATCTCGATATTGGACAAAACGCTGTTCAAAGATATGTGTTGCAGACTAACAGTTATCTAGTGCTGAAAATGCAGACTAAATTAGATGGAGGCAGATTTGCTGAACTAGTGTTGCAAAAGGAATTGGATCGCGAGGAACAGCGGGAATTCCGATTACTGCTTACTGCATTGGATGGGGGCAGTCCTAAAAGAAGTGGCACGACTACCGTGCATGTAATTGTCTTAGACGCTAACGATAACGCTCCGGTTTTTAGTCAACCTGTGTATAAAGCCAGTCTTCCTGAAAATTCTCCTTTATATACTGTAGTGGTTAAAGTGGCTGCAACTGATGCAGATGAAGGTCTAAATGGTAAGGTGACTTATGAGCTAAGTCGTATATCAGAGACTGGCAGAAGAGCATTTGATTTAAATCACATCACAGGAGAAATAAAGGTAATCGGACCTTTGGATTTTGAAGAAGAGTCCGTTTATGAAATGCGTGTAGATGCTAAAGACGGATATGGTCTTACCTCAGACTCAAAAGTAATAATTGAGCTGTCAGATGTAAATGACAACCCACCTGGGATTAGTTTAAAATCACTATCTAACTCCATACCCGAGAACGCGTCACCTGGTACAGAGGTGGGAATCATTAACGTGCAGGACAAAGACTCTGGGAATAACGGACAGGTCCGCTGCTCCATCCAGCAGGGTGTCCCCTTTAAGTTGGTTCCGTCTATTAAAAACTATTATTCTCTGGTCACCACGGGACAACTGGACCGCGAACTAGTGTCCGATTACAACATTACAATCACTGCCACTGACGAGGGCTCTCCACCTCTGTCCTCTTCTAAAAGTGTTCAGTTATCTGTAGCTGACATCAACGACAACCCACCTGTGTTCGAGGAACAGTCGTACAGCGCATATGTGAGTGAGAATAACAAACCGGGCTCCACTTTATGTTCCGTTAGTGCTCGAGACCCCGACTGGAGACAGAACGGTACAGTGGTTTATTCTCTGTTAGCTGGTGAGGTGAACGGTGCCCCGGTGTCCTCCTATCTGTCTGTGAACGGAGACACGGGTGTGATCCACGCTGTGAGGTCGTTTGATTATGAACAGTTCAGGAGTTTTAAAGTCCACGTGATGGCCAGAGACAATGGTTCTCCTCCACTCAGCAGCAACGTGACCGTGagtgtgttcatctcagatGTGAATGACAACTCTCCTCAGATCCTGTATCCCTCCCTGGAGGGCAACTCCTTCATGACCGAGCTGGTCCCCAAAGCTGCACACGGAGGCTCTCTGGTGTCCAAAGTGATCGCGGTGGACGCAGACTCAGGACAGAACGCCTGGCTGTCCTATCAAATAGTCAAATCCACTGATCCGGGACTTTTTACCATTGGTGTCCACAGCGGAGAGATCAGGACACAGCGAGACATTTCTGAATCTGACAGCATGAAACAGAACCTTGTAGTGGCAGTGAAAGATAACGGACAGCCCTCTCTGTCTGCCACCTGTTccatgtatttacttatttctgATAACTTGGCTGAGGTGCCAGAACTGAAGGATCTGTCTTATAATGAGAGCAATTCCAAACTGACCTCTTATCTGATCATCGCGCTGGTGTCTGTGTCCACGTTTTTTCTgactttcatcatcatcatcctgggTTTGAGGTTTTGTCGCAGGAGAAAGCCCAGACTGTTGTTTGACGGAGCAGTGGCCATCCCCAGCGGTTATCTCCCTCCTAATTACGCAGATGTTGATGGCACAGGAACTTTACACAGCGCTTACAATTATGATGCGTACCTGACCACAGGTTCAAGAACCAGTGACTTTAAGTTTGTGACATCGTACAATGACAACACGCTGCCTGCTGACCAGACTCTGAAGAAAAGTCCATCAGACTTTGCTGAAATGTTTGATAATCCAGATGAGTCTGTAGAGGTaggacatgtttttttttaaataatctaaTTTAACGTTGCAGTGTAATGTTATGCACTTCAGCTACTTTCTTCTCAGTTTTTAAACCTTTTAGAGGTGTTGATTCATAGGAAGGCATTCACTGGCACGCATTTTCTTGATATTCCTTTTTTTGGCACAGCCCTTTTGAAGTGACTGATGTGCACGTTTTGTTTCCAAATGTCACTAGTTATGCAGTTATTTTACTGGCTTTTGCCATTTTAAAAAGAtattaaatgattaaaaaatattttacgaTTATTACTTGTCTGCAACTTGTTGAATTATAACTTTAGTcatgtttaagtgaaaattgtCAGTCATCACAAATTGACATTCTGAAATACTGAGTGGTCAATAACATTTATCAATTTAATTATCAGTTAATTCTCTGTAGGACAGTGTGCCTAATAAGTCCATTGCTTGCTGTTAGATGTGAAGTTCCACTAGTCAGTTTGATATTTTGAATGTAATTCGTGTAATCACGAGCTCGTTAAACTTGTACTTATGCTACAgatgaaatgttttaaaaaataattttagtaCATTTATAGAAACTGTTGTTAAGTGATGTTTACTAACTACGTTTAACACACGGCACATTTACTTAAttaatggaaaaataaacaaattctCTCTCAAATTTCAAGACCACTTAGAATATTGATTAATTTTGTCCGTGTAAATTGTGTGTCTACTGCAAACGCCTATTAGAGGTTGTAGTTCCAGGCGTTTTTTAATCATCAAACAATAGactaaatgaaattattattcttttattcttcGTTAAAAATTTCTTTCACTCATTTTCTATGCCCTATGATTAAACaccctgtttttttcttttgcggGACTTTAGATTCTCcaataaatatttgttttttaaaaatatagaaCTAGTgttattttaatgtgtttttagaAAAGTCCATCATGTTGTCACTTTTAGAAAATTTAAATGAGGGAAGTATGTATGTCTTTTCTTCACCCTTTAAGCGCTGTCTGTGGTGCTGAATGAAACTTTGTGCTTTTTTGTACTTTAACACAAAATCAAAGTCCAAACTTGCAGGAAAAATCGGTTTCTTTTGTGAATTAAAATTGGCAACAAAACGATTACGGTGGTCGTTGTGGCTGTAACTGTGGCATTTTATACTAGCTTATAACATGTTTATTTGTAATATCTCAAATTAACTCACAGCGTCGCTGCTCACTAGCAGATGTGAAGAGGTTCAATTCCCCACCCACTACCAACGAAGATATTAGTCTAAAACTAGAGCTACCATTGTTGTAGTCGCGGTATACGCTGTTTTGTTATTACTTTGTGTAATATTCCCAGCGGAAGGGGCATTTTTGTATTCGTGTCATTTTGGGTGAAAAAATGGCCCTAAAAAGACAAGCCTCGCTCTGTTTTGTGTTCGGTTTTGCTCTGTTTTTCGAGATAACCGCTGCGGACCTCAGCTATTCTGCACCGGAGGAGATGAGACCGGGATCCATTGTTGGGAATATTGCCAAGGATCTCGGCCTGGAAGTAGCAAAATTGTTCACTCGTAAAGCCCGGATTGATACAGAGGAAAACTACCAGCATTACTGCGACATTGACCTCAAGACTGGAAATTTTGTCATCAGGGAGAAGATTGACAGGGAGGAGCTGTGCGGGGAGAGGCTTTCGTGCATGCTTAAATTTGAATTAGTCGTGGAGAGCCCTTTGGAGCTGCACCGTATTTCACTGCTTATTCTGGATGTAAACGACAATTCACCAGTTTTCCCCAAAGATACAGTTAAGTTGGAAATAAGAGAATCAGCAGTTAAAGGAGCTCGATACCGCGTCAATGAAGCACATGATGTAGATATTGGGCAGAACGCAGTCAAAGAATACAGTTTACAAAAGAATGACCATTTTGTTTTATCTGTTCGAGAAGATGCTGATGGGACTAAGAGCATCGAGCTGGTGCTAGATAAAGAGCTAGACCGCGAAAAGGAGCACGATTTAAATTTCATCCTGACTGCAGTCGATGGTGGAAATCCACAGAGGTCAGGAAGTGCCGTTATACACGTTACTGTGTTGGATGCTAACGATAACGCGCCAGTGTTTGACCAGGCCGTTTACAAAGCCAATCTACCTGAAAATTCAAATCTTAACACTTTAGTTGTAATTGTAAGCGCAACTGATGCAGATGAAGGAGTGAACGGAGAGGTGTCGTACGAATTTAATCGCATCACAGAAAGAGCTAAAAGGGTTTTTTCACTGGACAGTAAAACAGGAGAGATAAAGGTCACAGGAATGCTTGATTTTGAGACAAATTCAAAATATGAGATGCGTATAGAGGCCAAAGATGGTTATGGGCTTTCATCCGACGCTAAAGTAATGATCGATATCACCGATGTTAATGACAATGCACCAGTAATATATATAAAGTCACTAATGAACCCCCCTGCAGAGAACGTGCCGCCTGGTACAGAGGTGGGCATCATTAACGTGCAGGACAAAGACTCTGAGAATAATGGACAGGTCCGCTGCTCCATCCAGCAGGGTGTCCCCTTTAAGTTGGTTCCTTCTATTAAAAACTATTATTCTCTGGTGAGCACAGGACAACTAGACCGCGAACTAGTGTCTGATTACAACATTACAATCACTGCCACTGACGAGGGCTCTCCACCTCTGTCCTCTTCTAAAAGTGTTCAGTTATCTGTAGCTGACATCAACGACAACCCACCTGTGTTTGAGGAACAATCGTACAGCGCATATGTGAGTGAGAATAACAAACCTGGCTCCACTTTATGTTCCGTTAGTGCTCGAGACCCCGACTGGAGACAGAACGGTACAGTGGTTTATTCTCTGTTAGCTGGTGAGGTGAACGGTGCCCCGGTGTCCTCGTATCTGTCTGTGAACGGAGACACGGGTGTGATCCACTCTGTGAGGTCGTTTGATTATGAACAGTTCAGGAGCTTCAAAGTCCACGTGATGGCCAGAGACAATGGTTCTCCTCCTCTCAGCAGCAACGTGACCGTGagtgtgttcatctcagatGTGAATGACAACTCTCCTCAGATCCTGTACCCCTCCCCGGAGGGCAACTCCTTCATGACCGAGCTGGTCCCCAAAGCTGCACACGGAGGCTCTCTGGTGTCCAAAGTAATCGCGGTGGACGCGGACTCCGGACAGAACGCTTGGCTGTCCTATCAAATAGTCAAATCCACTGATCCGGGACTTTTTACTATTGGTGTCCACAGCGGAGAGATCAGGACACAGCGGGACATTTCTGAATCTGACAGCATGAAACAGAACCTTGTAGTGGCAGTGAAAGATAACGGACAGCCCTCTCTGTCTGCCACCTGTTccatgtatttacttatttctgATAACTTGGCTGAGGTGCCAGAACTGAAGGATCTGTCTTATAATGAGAGCAATTCCAAACTGACCTCTTATCTGATCATCGCGCTGGTGTCTGTGTCTACGTTTTTTCTgactttcatcatcatcatcctgggTTTGAGGTTTTGTCGCAGGAGAAAGCCCAGACTGTTGTTTGACGGAGCAGTTGCCATCCCCAGCGGTTATCTCCCTCCTAATTACGCAGATGTTGATGGCACAGGAACTTTACGCAGCACTTACAATTATGACGCGTACCTGACCACGGGATCTAGAACCAGTGACTTTAAGTTTGTGACATCGTACAATGACAACACGCTGCCTGCTGACCAGACTCTGAAGAAAAGTCCATCAGACTTTGCTGAAATGTTTGATAATCCAGATGAGTCTGTAGAGGTaggacatgttttttttttttttttaaataatctaaTTTAACGTTGCAGTGTAATGTTATGCACTTCAGCTACTTTCTTCTCAGTTTTTAAACCTTTTAGAGGTGTTGATTCATAGGAAGGCATTCACTGGCACGCATTTTCTTGATATTCCTTTTTTTTGGCACAGCCCTTTTGAAGTGACTGATGTGCACGTTTTGTTTCCAAATGTCACTAGTTATGCAGTTATTTTACTGGCTTTTGCCATTTTAAAAAGAtattaaatgattaaaaaatattttacgaTTATTACTTGTCTGCAACTTGTTGAATTATAACTTTAGTcatgtttaagtgaaaattgtCAGTCATCACAAATTGACATTCTGAAATACTGAGTGGTCAATAACATTTATCAATTTAATTATCAGTTAATTCTCTGTAGGACAGTGTGCCTAATAAGTCCATTGCTTGCTGTTAGATGTGAAGTTCCACTAGTCAGTTTGATATTTTGAATGTAATTCGTGTAATCACGAGCTCGTTAAACTTGTACTTATGCTAcagataaaatgtttttaaaaataattttagtaCATTTATAGAAACTGTTGTTAAGTGATGTTTACTAACTACGTTTAACACACGTCACATTTACTTAAttaatggaaaaataaaca
Coding sequences within it:
- the LOC112436166 gene encoding protocadherin beta-15-like, translating into MAHSRNSVAGLLYSFAFFLQSFLFGYGDVSYSFPEEMKTGSVIGNVARDLGLNVGELSVRKARIDSDLNRKRYCDINPSTGDLIVAERIDREALCGEKASCILKSELVLEAPLVLHRISLQIQDINDNQPAFAKDEIKIEINELAVKGSRFRILEAHDLDIGQNAVQRYVLQTNSYLVLKMQTKLDGGRFAELVLQKELDREEQREFRLLLTALDGGSPKRSGTTTVHVIVLDANDNAPVFSQPVYKASLPENSPLYTVVVKVAATDADEGLNGKVTYELSRISETGRRAFDLNHITGEIKVIGPLDFEEESVYEMRVDAKDGYGLTSDSKVIIELSDVNDNPPGISLKSLSNSIPENASPGTEVGIINVQDKDSGNNGQVRCSIQQGVPFKLVPSIKNYYSLVTTGQLDRELVSDYNITITATDEGSPPLSSSKSVQLSVADINDNPPVFEEQSYSAYVSENNKPGSTLCSVSARDPDWRQNGTVVYSLLAGEVNGAPVSSYLSVNGDTGVIHAVRSFDYEQFRSFKVHVMARDNGSPPLSSNVTVSVFISDVNDNSPQILYPSLEGNSFMTELVPKAAHGGSLVSKVIAVDADSGQNAWLSYQIVKSTDPGLFTIGVHSGEIRTQRDISESDSMKQNLVVAVKDNGQPSLSATCSMYLLISDNLAEVPELKDLSYNESNSKLTSYLIIALVSVSTFFLTFIIIILGLRFCRRRKPRLLFDGAVAIPSGYLPPNYADVDGTGTLHSAYNYDAYLTTGSRTSDFKFVTSYNDNTLPADQTLKKSPSDFAEMFDNPDESVEVGHVFF
- the LOC105940793 gene encoding protocadherin gamma-A11 isoform X23 yields the protein MALKRQASLCFVFGFALFFEITAADLSYSAPEEMRPGSIVGNIAKDLGLEVAKLFTRKARIDTEENYQHYCDIDLKTGNFVIREKIDREELCGERLSCMLKFELVVESPLELHRISLLILDVNDNSPVFPKDTVKLEIRESAVKGARYRVNEAHDVDIGQNAVKEYSLQKNDHFVLSVREDADGTKSIELVLDKELDREKEHDLNFILTAVDGGNPQRSGSAVIHVTVLDANDNAPVFDQAVYKANLPENSNLNTLVVIVSATDADEGVNGEVSYEFNRITERAKRVFSLDSKTGEIKVTGMLDFETNSKYEMRIEAKDGYGLSSDAKVMIDITDVNDNAPVIYIKSLMNPPAENVPPGTEVGIINVQDKDSENNGQVRCSIQQGVPFKLVPSIKNYYSLVSTGQLDRELVSDYNITITATDEGSPPLSSSKSVQLSVADINDNPPVFEEQSYSAYVSENNKPGSTLCSVSARDPDWRQNGTVVYSLLAGEVNGAPVSSYLSVNGDTGVIHSVRSFDYEQFRSFKVHVMARDNGSPPLSSNVTVSVFISDVNDNSPQILYPSPEGNSFMTELVPKAAHGGSLVSKVIAVDADSGQNAWLSYQIVKSTDPGLFTIGVHSGEIRTQRDISESDSMKQNLVVAVKDNGQPSLSATCSMYLLISDNLAEVPELKDLSYNESNSKLTSYLIIALVSVSTFFLTFIIIILGLRFCRRRKPRLLFDGAVAIPSGYLPPNYADVDGTGTLRSTYNYDAYLTTGSRTSDFKFVTSYNDNTLPADQTLKKSPSDFAEMFDNPDESVEQKPPNNDWRFTQGQRPGPSGPHMPYGTHIRWTPKNGTRATGGPEVAMGTGPWPQPPTEAEQLQALMAAANEVSEATATLGPGTMGLSTRYSPQFTLQHVPDYRQNVYIPGSTATLTSNPQQQQATAQQATQQALPPPQASAQPEPPKAAQTPASKKKSTKKEKK
- the LOC105940793 gene encoding protocadherin gamma-A11 isoform X41; this translates as MALKRQASLCFVFGFALFFEITAADLSYSAPEEMRPGSIVGNIAKDLGLEVAKLFTRKARIDTEENYQHYCDIDLKTGNFVIREKIDREELCGERLSCMLKFELVVESPLELHRISLLILDVNDNSPVFPKDTVKLEIRESAVKGARYRVNEAHDVDIGQNAVKEYSLQKNDHFVLSVREDADGTKSIELVLDKELDREKEHDLNFILTAVDGGNPQRSGSAVIHVTVLDANDNAPVFDQAVYKANLPENSNLNTLVVIVSATDADEGVNGEVSYEFNRITERAKRVFSLDSKTGEIKVTGMLDFETNSKYEMRIEAKDGYGLSSDAKVMIDITDVNDNAPVIYIKSLMNPPAENVPPGTEVGIINVQDKDSENNGQVRCSIQQGVPFKLVPSIKNYYSLVSTGQLDRELVSDYNITITATDEGSPPLSSSKSVQLSVADINDNPPVFEEQSYSAYVSENNKPGSTLCSVSARDPDWRQNGTVVYSLLAGEVNGAPVSSYLSVNGDTGVIHSVRSFDYEQFRSFKVHVMARDNGSPPLSSNVTVSVFISDVNDNSPQILYPSPEGNSFMTELVPKAAHGGSLVSKVIAVDADSGQNAWLSYQIVKSTDPGLFTIGVHSGEIRTQRDISESDSMKQNLVVAVKDNGQPSLSATCSMYLLISDNLAEVPELKDLSYNESNSKLTSYLIIALVSVSTFFLTFIIIILGLRFCRRRKPRLLFDGAVAIPSGYLPPNYADVDGTGTLRSTYNYDAYLTTGSRTSDFKFVTSYNDNTLPADQTLKKSPSDFAEMFDNPDESVEQKPPNNDWRFTQGQRPGPSGATGGPEVAMGTGPWPQPPTEAEQLQALMAAANEVSEATATLGPGTMGLSTRYSPQFTLQHVPDYRQNVYIPGSTATLTSNPQQQQATAQQATQQALPPPQASAQPEPPKAAQTPASKKKSTKKEKK